Sequence from the Leptospira johnsonii genome:
ATCCAAACCGGATTTTTCTTTGAAAACATGATCTTCTTCTATAAATGTTCCTAAAGTTTTTCCGGCGCTGAATTTTCTTTGGAAAGGAATTGCAGTCCCGTCTTTAGGATCGTAGAAAAATAATTTTAACTCTGCAGAATCTTTTTCCGAAAGTTTTAATTCTACTTTTAGTTTGTTTTCCTCCCAGACTTGGATCAGCAATAATTCTTCTGAGCCGCTTGTTTCCCAGATAAATTTTCTGCCGATCCTTGGTTCAAAGAATAATTTCAGATCCGACGCAGTTTGCCCGATTTTGGGAGATTTTAATACGGCAGTTAAGAAACCTTTTCCTAATTCTGCTAAATGAACCATCCAATCGTTCGGAGTTATATCAAGGGTTTCGAATATGGAGATCGAATTGTTTCTGATCTGCTCTTCTGAGAATAAATTAGAGATATTTTTACTTTGGACATCCGAAGCGAACAGATCCTCCCAATGAATTTTTTTAGGTTTAGAATCTTCCAAACTTACTTGTAGAAAGTTTTGGAAGATTGAGGAGACTGGCTCGTTCGCCTCATGAATTCCTTTGATCGCTTTTGGTCCGGGGATCCAAGCGCAAGAATCCGGTTCCATATCAACACAATGAGAATACCAAAGGGAATCGGAGCGGATCCATTTTACTAAATCCTCGTCGATAACAGGGATAAAGTTTACCGGTTTGCCTGGTCTTTTGCAAACATCTAAGAAGAATATAGTATCTTCCGGTAAGATAAGGATCGTATCCGCGTTTTTATAACTTGTTTTCCATTCATTTAGAAAAACATTCGGATCGAAATCTGGACCGATTTTTTCTAATATAGAATTTTGATCCGTAGGCTCGGAGATACGGGCCTCGAATCTTTGCACCAATTCTATCAATCTGTTTCTGAAACTTTTATCTATAAAAGGATGATCCGGCCACCCTTCCGGAGAGATCAATCTTTGCCCAGGGCAGGTCAGCTCTAAGTATCTTGAAAGAATTTGAGTGTAACTCATTTCTTCTAGATCGCCGAAATATGGTTTTGCAGTAGAGTTGATAAGAGAGACTAATTCTTTCTTTTTTGATTGAACCGCTTTTTTGGCTTCTTCTGTTTCTTTTCCTTTTGTAAGTTCTTCTGCAAGAGAAGAGAGTTTGGTCCAAGTATTCTCTGCGTAATAAATATCCGCACCTAATCCTGATCGTCCGGAAATAACTCCGCCGGCGTTCTTTCCTTCTTGAGTGGTTTTCCAATTTTCGGATCCTGAGATCTCTACTAAAGCTTGTTTAATTTTTTCTGATGTAGCACACTCTTTTGCAGCCATGAGCCTGGTGCCTAAGAATACCGCGTCTACAGGCATTGGATTTTTTCCTGCCCAGGTTCCGAACAACCAAGACTTGGAATCTTGAGGTTCCGCGATCCCTCCACCGACTGCCAAAATTATATTTTTACAATCTCTGATCTCACTATAAGTAGATCGGACCAATCCTTCTAGATCTTCCCAGCTATGATGCCCTCCTGCAGCTCCCCCTTCGATTTGCATTAGGATTTTTGAATCTGGTACTTGTTTTGCAATAGAGATAACTTGTCGGATCTGTTTTTGGGTTCCCGGTTTGAAGGAGTTCAACCAGATCCCATGAGATTCAAAATCTTTTAGTATTCGAATGGCCTCTTCCGTTTCCGGAATACCAGCTGATATAGTTACTCCTTCGATAGGAGCTCCTTCACTTTTGAGTTTTTTTACTAAGGGAACTTGTAGATTCCATAAATAGGCATCTAAGTATAGAAGGTTCACAACTATGCCGACTTCGGGAGGTAATTCTTTTCGAAATACTTCCATTCTTTTTCGGAATAGTTCTTCCGTTACTTGTCCTCCTCCAGCCCATTCTACTAAGTATCCTTCTTTTGCCGCAGCGATCACGATCGCAGGTTCAACGGTAGAAGGAGTCATACCTCCCCCAAATACAGGAGCTCTTCCCGTCCAAACAGAGTAATTGTTCTTTAAGAAAATTTTTCCATTTGGAAGTTCTACCGTTTCTGGTTGGAATTCCTTCCATGATTTAGGAAATTCTAAATTAGTTTCTTTTGTGAAAGATCTATAGGACTCCGATTTGCTTAAGTTTCGAGTGAGATAGGATTTACCTTTAAGGATAGGAGAGCATAATTTTTCGGCATCCACTCCCGGCCCGAAAGAGATTAATAAAACTTTACTTTCTTCTTTTTCTAAACTTCCCAAACAGATTTCCCAATCCAAGGGTTCTGCCACTGTCATTCTGGATAAGGCAAGCGCGAGATCTGATTCTGTTCTGAGATCTCTTCCGTCTCTTGTATCGAATAGAGGAATTTTTAGATCGGATTGTTTCGGGTTGAATCCTATTCTTTTGACATCTTCTTCCAAAAGTACAGGGACCCTTCTTAATAACGGGCTATGGAATGGAGCGGAAATTTTGAGAAATGTCCAAGAATCCAGGTTGGGGAAATTATTGTTTGAAAGATAAGTTCTGAACTCTAATAAAGATTCTGGAGATCCACAGACCACTCTGGCCTTTGGTCCATTCTTCAGTCCTAAATATATTGTGTCTTCGGAACTTCTGTTTGAGTTAAATTTTTCTAATTCTTCCGTTAATAAGGAGTCGCTCTCCGACTTTAAAGCCGCCATAGGAGAGGGGATCTCATCGGGCTTCAAAAGTCTTTTTGCAGAAACATCCAATTCTAAAATTGGAAATTCCTCTTGGACTCTTATACCTAGACTGATCAGGTTTCTAAGTATCAGTGATAAATTTTTTAAGAATGTGGTTTTATCAGGAGAAGAAGATAATAAAAATCCAGCGTACACTCCTTGGGAATGACCAAATATACCTGAGATTTCGTTATATAAAGACTCCCAGTGAGATTCGTCTTGGATTACTCTGTATAAAGCGGAAGCCTGAGCTAAAAAGATAAGAGGAATACTATATGAGCAATTCTTTAAGATAGAATGGTCCGGAGTTAATTCCGGCTGATCCAACCAATCCTTTAAACGAAAACCTAAAGGCAATGCTCCTAAAAGTCTGTCTTTATGGATTGCTTTACATTCTTCCTCGATAGAAGAGAAGACAGTTGTCCAAAATTCCGAACGAGAATTGCCTTCTTCATAGAAAGAGCGTAATTCAGGAATAGGATCTATTCCCTGTCCGGCGAAGGTTACGAATGTTTTAGCAGACTGAGCTGAAAGATTTTTATAGATTGGCGATACTTGTTCGGAAGATAAAGCTCCGCTTGAATAATTCGTTTTCATTTACTGACCCTTCCATTTTATTTTTCATTTAATAAGATTTCATTTGAAATGGAAGAGTTTACGTTTTGATTTCAAGAAAAAATTTTTTTATACTTAATAAAATCAAAATCGTAATTATGAACACTCGTTTGGCACGATGTAACAAATGCTATGCATATCTATTTTCCTATTTTATAATATGAATGCATAAATATTATGCTGATGAACATTTGTTAGTTAAATAAGTTAGTTAACAATTGTTCGTTAATTCTGTTAGTTTGTTGCTCGGCATTATTTGGCTTGTCGCAAATGAATCTTAAGTTAATGAACAAATGTTTACTTTAAATTAATAAAACATAAAGTGATTTGGATATAGGGAAGGCGCTTGGGATCAGTTCTTGCTTTTATGGAAAGGGTTTAGAGGAAGGAAGCCTGGGGTCGGACGGCCAGGCTTTTATCTTATGTAATGGAAAGCCGGAGACAGTTTTAGTTCCCAAACATAATAAAAATAGAATGTATAATGTTTGGCTTTAGGACTTCAGTTTGCCCAAAAAGTCCGCAGGCGCTCCATCCGTAGGAATGAGAACCACTTCTCCTCTTTTTAAAGGAACCTTTGGTACCATATATTCCACTCCTGCAAACCACGGAAGGAAATATTTACTTATCGCCATTACTCCGGAAACATCGAAACCGGTAGTGGCGATTACCTTAATTCCTTCGAATCCATCTTGGTAGATCCTACGGATCATCCAAAGGCCGGAGGTCTGGGTTTCCATTGTGATATCGGTGATGACAGCTTTCAGTTTATGCTTATTCGCAAGATAAAGATCCCAACCTTGAGATGCATCTAAAGCGCGAAGTACTTCGCAGCCATTTTCTTGGAGATAAGTTTTGAGATTATTTGCATAACGATCGTTGTCGTCCACTACAAGAACTAATGGTTTCAAGGCAGCATCCCCGCTCCGGCGTATTGATTGTCTGTAAGTTTTCGATAAAGACCGTTTTTCTCCATTAGAGAAGTGTGATTTCCTTCCTCTACAATCCTTCCGTTATCCATAACAAGTATGCGTGGAATGTCCTTGATGGTGGAAAGTCTGTGAGCGATCACAAACGTAGTACGGTTTGCGAATAATCTACGGAAAGCGTCACTGACCAATCTTTCGGACTCTGCGTCTAACGCGGATGTGGCCTCGTCCAAGATCATGATTTCAGGATCTCTTAACAAAGCTCTTGCGATCACAAGTCTTTGTCTTTGTCCACCGGAAAGATTTAAACCTCTCACTCCTAAGATACTATCGTATCCATTGTCCATTTGTTTGATGAAGTCATGGGCGTGAGCAAGTCGTGCAGCTCGGATAACATCTTTTCTGTTCGCTCCAGGTTTTCCGTAAGCGATATTGTCTGCGACTTTTCCGTGGAATAAGAAAATGTCCTGTGTTACGATCCCGATCTTATTACGTAGATCGGCAAGAGAAAGATCTTTAATATTCTGCCCATCGAACTCGATCGATCCGACACTCGGATCGAAGAATCTAGGGATCAAGTCCATCAATGTGGACTTTCCGCAACCGCTTGCACCTACGATCGCGATTGTTTCTCCAACTTTCACGTTCAAGTTGATATCTTTTAATACTTCTGCGTTGGTCCCTGGATAAGCAAAGGTTACACCTTTGAACTGGATGGAGTTTGTGACCTTGTGAACTTTTACTTTTTCTTCTTCGCTATGATCCTCTGTTTCCAGATCTATGATCTCGAAAATCCTTCTTCCGGCGATGATTGCTTGGGAGATTTTTCCCACCATTTGTGATAACTGTGTTAATGGGCGGAGAAGAAAAAGAAGTGTGAGAAGGAATACCATGAACTGTCCCACTGTGAAAGGAGAGCCCACGTTCCCTGCGAGAATATACCGTGCACCTAATGCAAAAAATCCCAGGGCCACTAAAGAAGAAGTTAACTCCACTAGGCTGGGCGCGATCTGTAAATAATACTGCCCTTTAAAATTCCTACGATAAACGTTTTGGTTGATCTTCTGGAATTTGTCCCTCTCATATTTTTCGGTATTAAAAACGCGGATCACTTTAATTCCGGAAATCATCTCTTGTAGATTCGCGTTCAAGTCCGCCAATTTCTCTTGAAACCTTTCTGTGGATCTAGTGATCTTTTTGGTGAATAAGGTCACAGGCAGGATGATCAAAGGTACTGTTCCACATGCGATAAGAAGAAGTTCAGTGTTCAAATAAAGTAATACTAGGAGGTGAGTGATTACGTAGAAAAAGTTGATCGTCGCATCTCTAAAGTTAGAAGAGATAACTGCAGCCACCACTTCTACATCGTTGATGATCCTACTCATCAAAAGTCCCGTTTTTTCCTTAAAGAAAAAAGTAAGAGGGAGCATTTGGTTCTTCTCGAATAAGTTCTGTCGTATATCCCGCACAGCCCAATAACCCGCAGTCGCGAGGCAATACACCGAAGCAAGATAGGTGAGCAGTTTGAGTCCGTATAGAGGAAGTATCAAAA
This genomic interval carries:
- a CDS encoding ABC transporter ATP-binding protein — translated: MKIFFRLMSYSVRYKYRFSLGIAFALLTAILNAVSLTSIIPLFDTMAADPNTRFQFEFTEAEQEIITKEESNLEIRLNPVERAKKVLIDVKRWSNGRTKYMEPKEVVWAVCLLILPLYGLKLLTYLASVYCLATAGYWAVRDIRQNLFEKNQMLPLTFFFKEKTGLLMSRIINDVEVVAAVISSNFRDATINFFYVITHLLVLLYLNTELLLIACGTVPLIILPVTLFTKKITRSTERFQEKLADLNANLQEMISGIKVIRVFNTEKYERDKFQKINQNVYRRNFKGQYYLQIAPSLVELTSSLVALGFFALGARYILAGNVGSPFTVGQFMVFLLTLLFLLRPLTQLSQMVGKISQAIIAGRRIFEIIDLETEDHSEEEKVKVHKVTNSIQFKGVTFAYPGTNAEVLKDINLNVKVGETIAIVGASGCGKSTLMDLIPRFFDPSVGSIEFDGQNIKDLSLADLRNKIGIVTQDIFLFHGKVADNIAYGKPGANRKDVIRAARLAHAHDFIKQMDNGYDSILGVRGLNLSGGQRQRLVIARALLRDPEIMILDEATSALDAESERLVSDAFRRLFANRTTFVIAHRLSTIKDIPRILVMDNGRIVEEGNHTSLMEKNGLYRKLTDNQYAGAGMLP
- a CDS encoding response regulator, whose product is MKPLVLVVDDNDRYANNLKTYLQENGCEVLRALDASQGWDLYLANKHKLKAVITDITMETQTSGLWMIRRIYQDGFEGIKVIATTGFDVSGVMAISKYFLPWFAGVEYMVPKVPLKRGEVVLIPTDGAPADFLGKLKS